ATCCATGGGCATGAGGGCGTTCTTCCGGGGATGCAGACGTCTTTCTAGAGGAGCGAAGGAGGTCCCGTATGATCTCACCTGAGTTGATTCGGCGCTATCCTTACTTCGCCGGCTTTGACATGGATCAGATCGTGACCCTGGCCAAGGCGGCGGATGAGTTGACGGTTGAGCCCGGACACTATTTCTTCCACGAGGGCGAGGAGCTCTGCTGTTTCTACATCGTGCTGGAGGGCGCCGTGGCCATCGTGATCGAGGTGCCCGGTGAGGAGGACGAGGTGGTCGTCAGCACCGTAGGCCCGGGCGAGGTGTTCGCTTGGTCCGGGCTGGTGCCGCCGCATACCGCCACGGCCAGCGCCAAGGCGACGACGCGCTGTCGTGTCATCGCCTTTGATTGCCAGGAGCTGCGGAAGGTATTCGAGACGGATTGTCGCTTTGGCTATCTCATGATGCAGAAGATCGCCCAGGTGATCCGGGACCGGCTGCGGGATACCCGGATCCAATCGCTGGCGAACGCGCCGATCGAGTCATCGTAGGCCTTTTTGTTGGATTCGGGCTCCTTTCTGGTCGCCGCCCGGGTGGTTCACGGGCGGCGACCTTTTTGCGCCTCCGAAAGGTATCCTTGTTCCAGCCCCTTCTTGGCATCGGATTGACCTGCAAGGGAGCGTGTTGTTGTAGGGGCACGGCAGCCGCCGTGCCCCTGTGTGCTCAGCGGAGGGTGAACGGGAGGTAGACCGACCAGGTTGTCCGCTCGGCTGCCAGCGTATAGGTGCCGAAGCCCTCGGCGAAGATCACCACCTCGTCGTGTTCGGCGTCGATCACGTAATCCTCCACCGGCTCCCTGGTGTCTGCCGTGGCGGTCGGCATGTACCAGACCCGGATATCCTCTTCGGAGATACCCTCAGCCGCCAGCGCGCTCGCGTCGTAGGGGATACGCAGCACCATGGGGACGTTGAGCTCGATGTCGGCCGGCGCCGCTAGCGGAACGAGCTGGGGCATGGCCCCCACGCCCTGCGCGCCTGCCTGCGGCGCGCTCTGCAAGAGCTGGGCTCCGATCTCATAGGCCGGGCTCAGGGGGATTCCAACATTCTTGCAGCACGGAGCTGGGCCTGATATGCTCAACGTTTTGACCAGCGAGCTCTGCAGGCTGATCAGCGTGGGCAGATCTATGCGGGGGGCCGCATCGGGGCGGGCCGCCGTGGCCCCCTTGGCGCTGGTGGCCTGCCCGGTGACGGTCAGAGCGCCGGCCGGGATATAGAGGGAGGCGCCGTCCGCCAGCTCCACGTAGAAGGGCTCATCGGGGTCCAGGATCTGCGCCACCCCAGCGGGGAGCAGGTCGCGAGGCGTCAGGGTGAGATCCAGTCGCACGTCGGTGCTGTCCACGTCCACCACCGCTCGTGTCATCCACAGGCTGCTGCCCACCTCGTACACGGCCTGCACGACCCACCGCTGGCCCTGGATAGCGGGCAGGCTGTAGTCCCCCTCTCCCGTGCCGGACATGGGCACCAGGACCTTGGTGTGGCCGGTGATGCGAGAGGGCCCCCCGGCCGTGGCGGCCCAGACCATGGCCGGCAGCTCGACCTCCGTGCCCTTGCCGCTCTGGGCGCTACCGGTGGCTAAGCTCAGATGTCCGTGGATGGTGGCATCGCCCGTGCGGAACCGGAGTACTGGTGTGGGCGCAGGTTGGTTGGGCAGCAGCTTGATGATCTCCGGCTGGGGGCTGATCCACGGCTGATCTCCTTGTCCCTTGAGCAGTTCCGGCGGGCCCAGGACGCTCAGCCTGTAGACGCCGTAACTCAGGTTCAGGGTGAACGTGCCGTCCTTGTTGGTGACCGCCGCCATGTCCCTGCTCAGGCCCACAGGGGTCTGATTCGGCCCGATCAGGGCGCCTCGGAGCCCCTGCCAGCCGATGCCGGTGGCGGTCACGATCACCCCTCGCACGCCGTTGCCATCGGGGTCCAGGACCTGGCCTGAGACCGCCTGCTTCGGCTGCACTACGGGCAGGTGTACGTCAACGGTCGTCACATCGGATGGCACTGTGACGCTGATCACCCCGGGGAAGGCCCGGTAGCCGGAGCCGGCCTGGACATGGTAGGACACCAGCCAGTCGCCCTGGGTGACCTGTAACTCTCCCACGCCGGTGGCCGGATCGATGCGGGCGGCCGCCCAGTTGCCCTGCCCCGTGCCCGAGGCCGCAGGTTGCCAGCCGATCATCACCCCGCCGACGCCGGTGACCGACTGCTTCTCCGTCAGGTTCCAGAGCTGGCCCCGGATCGTTGCGCCGGTCCTCACGGCCAGCTGGACCTGGATGGACGTCACGCCCGGCCCGTTGACCTCCACCTGCGGCACGGTCGTCACCAGGTACTTGCCCGGCTCGCAGGAAGGCGGGTAGGGGATTGAACCGTCCAGATCTTCCAGATCGGGGCTGGGGATCACGCTGAGCCGATAGGTGCCGGCGGTGACCGGCAGATCGAAGGTGCTGCCGGTGAAGCGCCGGAAGCTGTAAGTGCCGGCCTGGCCCTGCTTGTATGCGGCCACCACGCCGCAGGCGTCGTCGGCCGGCTGGCCCGTGGCGGCGTTGATCAGCGTGCCCCGGATCCAGGCGTCGGCCGCCGCCACCCGAAGGATGACGTCGTCCACCGTGCCCCCATCCTCGACGTTTACTATCGTCTGCCATTGCAGCCGATAGGGCATGTAGGGATCGCCCTGGCCCAGAGAGACGGCCACCCACCAGGTGCCGCCGGTCACCGGCAGCGCGAAATCCCCGGTCGGCGACGTCTGAGCCCGTTTGATCTCCGGCACTTGCAGACCGCCCCCGGTGAGGATGTTGCCCAGCTTCATGGCGACGACCTGAACGCCGGCCACGGGCTGATCCTCCGTGGTCAGCACCTGGCCGCGGATGGTGGCCGAGCCGTGCAGCGGGATGAGGTAGAGATCGCCCAGATCATGGGTCTCGCCCGTCTCCACCTTGAAGGGCGGGATCACCGGCGGCAGGTAGTTCAGGAAGTCCTGAGGGAAGATGGCCACTTGATGGCGCCCTTCCGACACGGTGAGATCGAACCTGCCGGTGGTGGGGTTGATCTGGCCGGACGTGACCTTCGGTGGGATCTGGATGCTGACGTCCGTCACAGTGACCGGGAATGTGGGCACGAAGGGAACGGTAGCCGATACCAGCACCCGTCCGACGATGTGGGCGCCTTCCTCCGTGGAAGGCACATGGAAGGTGAAGTCGATCCCCGTCTTGGTGCTGGGTCGGGGGCCGAAGACCACCGGGCGAGAGATCGAAGGGGCTTCGGCCTCAGGTGGGATGGTGGTGTCCGTCTTTTCGGCCCGGATGTTCCATGTGGCGACGCCGACTGGCAACTCCAGCGTGTATGCGCCCTCCGCGTCGGTCGTCGTGCTCACCTCAGCGCCCGTGGCCGGTCGCCTCGCGACGATGCGGGCGTTTTGCACCGGCCGGGGCGGATCCTCGTCGGTCCGCGCGTGCCCCGTAACCACGTTGTTGTCCTGGGGAGTGTCCACGGTAGCCGATGTTGGGGAGTCCTCTCCTTGTGCCGGCATGGCCCAGACCAGGGTGGCGGAACCGATCAGTAGCAGCGTCACTGCTGCGAGCACGGTAACGAGCAAAGGTGTTCTTCGAGTCATGTTGCAAAACCTCCTTCCTTTCAGTCCCGTGATCCCCAGCGGGGACGGGCGTTCTCAGAGCGAATGTGAGCTTTGTCCGTTGGATAGGCTACCGTGCCTGTTCTGGGGCCATTGCCGGCCTAGAGCGTGTCTGAAAATTTAGCAGAAGCAACGGCATTTCTCAGACACACTCTTAGAGGCTTACCCGTTATATTGTGGTCGACGTGAGACGTGTGCCCTACATCTTGTATCTTCGTTGCTATCGCCTTACTCAGCCGTTGCGTCGCACCACGCCGCTACGCCAGGCGTAGACCGCGGCCTGTGTGCGATCGGCCAGGTGCAGCTTGCTCAGGATATTGCTGACGTGGGTCTTCACCGTCTTCTCACTGATGACCAGTCGTTCGGCGATGGACGCGTTGTCCAGGCCGTCGGCGATCAGGCGCAGGACCTCCAGCTCTCGCTCGCTCAGATCGGTGAAGGGATTGAGCTCCTGCCGTCGTGAGCCGTGCAGCTCCTGGACGACTCGGGCGGCCACGCTGGGGTGCAGGATGGCCTCGCCGCGGGCCGCTCGCCGCACTGCCTCGGCCAGCTCGTCGGCCTGCACCTCCTTGAGCAGGTAGGAGAGCGCGCCGGCTTTGATGGCCGGAAAGATGTGCTCATCCTCGTGATATGAGGTCAGGATGACGACTTGCGTGTGGGGGCTGGCCCGGCAGATCCGCCGTGTGGCCTCGACGCCGTCCATGCCCGGCATGAGCAGATCCATCAGCACGACATCTGGGACCAGCTCCGTGGCCAGTTGGACGGCCTCCTCGCCTGTGCCCGCTTCTCCGATCACCTGGATGTCCGGCTGCGCGTCCAGGAAGGCTCGCACGCCCTCCCGTACGATGGCGTGATCGTCGGCCAGTAGGACGGTAATGGGTTCGTTCATGTGCTTGCCTCCACGGGTAAACTGGCGCGAATGGTGGTGCCCTCGCCGGGGCGGCTGAGGACTTGGAAGTCGCCGGCCAGAGCGACCACCCGTTCTCTCATGCTGATCAAGCCCAGCCCCTTGCCCATGGCTGTCTCCACGTCGAAGCCACAGCCATGGTCGGTGATCTCCAGGGTCACGTGGTGTCGATTGTAGTTCAGATCCACTTCCAGATGGTCGCTGCCGCTGTGGCGGGCTACGTTGGCCAGGGCCTCCTGGGCCACCCGATAGAGGGCCTGCTCCGTCTCCAGCGGCACTTTGCGCTCGCCGCTCACCCGCAGCTTGGCCGTGATCCCGGTGCGCTCGCTCCAGGCGCTCAGGTGTTGGTGCAATGCGGTGGCCAGGCCCTTGCCGACCAATGCGACCGGCCGTAGCTGCCTTAGCAGGGCGTTGAGCTCCTGCTGGGCCTGTTGCGCCAGGTCCTCGGCCTGACGCAGGTGCTTGGCGACGCTTGGTGGGTCTTGACCCAGAAGCGCCCTCGCCGCTGCGATCTGCATGGCTGTGGCGAAGACTTGTTGCTTGACGCTGTCGTGGAGCTCTCGGGCCAGGCGGTTTCGCTCCTCCAGCGAGGCCAGATGCTCTCGCACCTCCAGCACGCCCTGGAGCTGTTCCGCCATCCGGTTGAGCTGCCGGGCCAATCGCCCGATCTCGTCGTCGGGCTCGGCGCGCGCCTGCACCGAGAAATCGCCACGGCCCCAGGCGGCCGTGACCTCGGCCAGTTGGTCCAGTCGCCGCGTGAGCCAGTAGGCGGTGAGGAACCCGAAGACCGTGGCGGCGAAGACCCGGCCGACCGCCAGGAAGGCGCCCACGCCCCCCTCCAGCTTCATGATCGACGACCACAGCCGTCCCCCGGGCGCCGTGGCGACGACCCGCAGGTAGAGGGCGCCCCGGATCGTTCCGCTGGGGTCCCGTATCGGCTCGGTCGCCACCACCTCGCCGTGGTCCAGCCGGATGGCCTGTCCGTTGCCTGTCAGCGCCTGTTGCAGGAGCGTTGTGCTGACCTCGGCTGCGGCGGGGTCGTAAAAGGGATCGGGCCAGCCGGTCCGCAGAGAGGCGGGCACGTTGCTGGCCACGAGCCGCCCCTTCTCGTCCACGATGGCGATCAGATCGAACCTTTGCGGCAGGTGATCGGGCGGATCAGGATCGCTGAGCGCCAGGATGGGTAGGCCCGGGATGCCACTGCCGTTCTCCTGGAGCGGCACGACAGAGGAGAGCCAGCGATCCAGAAGGGCGGTATCCGGGCCGGATGCCAGCAGGGCCCCGGCCGGGATGCTCAGTTGGCGGGCGATCCGGGCCATCAGTTGGGGGAGCCTGGGCCCCCGTGTGCTGATCCACCATGAGCCGAGCAACAGGCCGATCTGGATGAGCAACACGCTGATGAGCATGAGCAGAGCATAGTAGATGGTCAGGCGCCAACGTAGCCCTTGTCGCATGGTCCGGCTCCTGGCATGAGAGGACTGGAGTAACGATGTTGCCTTGACACGCGATCGCACCTCTTCTCGTGTTGATTGCCCAGAGAATTTTGCTACCTCAGGGGAGCGTGTCTAGCCTTTCACGACTAATGTAACACAATCAAAAGAAATCGCCATCAGTCCCTGGCCCTATTTCGGTTCCGACTTCAGGCGGATACGCGAGGCATCCCGAATCGTGGTGGCTTTTGCGTTGACAGGCGATGATCCTCTTTGCTATAATGCGGCCCGCATCGGTGACGGAGATGTCGATGTTGATTCCGTTCGTTTTCTCAAGAGATTCCGTTTAGGAGGTCGATGATGTCCCGTAATTTGGTGCTATTGCCTTCCCCTCAGCGCTTGCAGGAGCTGCCGGGCAGCCATCATCTGCAGCCCGATCGTTTCATTTGGCTGGCGGGAGATGTGTCCGATGCCCTGTGGCGTGTGGGGCAGATCGTCCAGGATGCGCTTTCGGCGATAGGGCGGCGGTGGGAGTTGACGGCGGCGCGGGGAGATGATCTCAGCCGGCTGGGGGCCACCGTGCATGTGGATCCCGCTCAGGTGCCGCAGCGGGAGGGATATCATCTGACCGTTGGGGCCGATCAGATCCGGATCGTGGCGCACGATCTGGCGGGGGCCTTCTATGCGGCTATGACGCTGCGGCAGATCGCCCGCCAGATCGCTGGATCTGGGGAGCTGCCCTGCCTGCGTATCGAGGATTGGCCGGATTTCCCGAATCGGGGCGTCATGCTGGACATCAGCCGGGATAGGGTCCCGACCATGGAGACGTTGTACGCCCTGGTGGATATGCTGGCCGAGTGGAAGGTCAACCAATTCCAGCTCTACATGGAGCACACCTTTGCCTATCGCAACCATCGGGAGGTGTGGGAGAACGCTTCTCCCATGACCGGCGAGGAGATCCTGGCGCTGGACGCCTATTGCCGTGAGCGCTTCATAGAGCTCGTGCCCAACCAGAACTCCTTCGGTCATATGCACCATTGGCTGAAACATGATCGATATCGGCCGCTGGCGGAGTGTCCGGACGGCTGGAAGTCCCCCTGGGGGGAGTGGAACGACGAACCGTTTAGCCTTTGCCCGCTGGATCCCGGTTCCATCGAGTTGATCTCTGAGCTATACGACGAGCTGTTGCCGCATTTCTCCAGCCGACAGTTCAATGTGGGCTGCGATGAGACCTTCGATCTGGGGCAGGGGCGGAGCAAGGAGGCCTGTGAGGAGCGGGGCGTCGGCCGTGTCTACCTGGAGTTCCTGCTCAAGATCCATAGCCTGGTGCAGCGGAAGGGGCGGACGATGCAGTTCTGGGGGGATATCATCCTGCATCATCCCGAGCTTATCCCTGAGCTGCCGGGCGATATCGTCGCCCTGGAGTGGGGGTATGGGGCCACCCATCCCTTCGCCGAGAACGGCGAGAAATTCGCCCGGGCGGGCGTCCCGTACTATGTCTGTCCTGGTACGTCCAGCTGGAACTCCATCGCTGGACGTACGGAGAACGCGATCGGCAACTTGCGAAACGCGGCGGAGAATGGGCTGGCCCATGGAGCCATCGGCTACCTGAACACCGACTGGGGGGACAACGGTCACTGGCAACATCTGCCCATCTCCTTCCTGGGCTACGCATACGGGGCGGCCGTCAGCTGGGCCGCCCAGGCCAATCGGGATATCGATCTGCCACGGGCCCTGGATCTGCATGCGTTCCGGGATGCCGCGGGCGTGATGGGGAAGTTGGCCTATGATCTGGGGAACGCATACAAGGTGCCCGGCGTGACGCCGTTCAACTCTTCTGCGATGGCCCTGCTCTTGCTGAGCCCGAGTCGTCCCTTCTATGAGGGGAGGCTGGCGGAGCTGACCGTCGAGGGGTTGGAGCGGGCGCAGGAGTACGTGGACCAGGTGATCTCCCGGCTGCCGGAGGCTCGCATGGGGCGCCCCGACGCCGATCTCATCGTCGACGAGTTCCGCAATGCGGCGGCGTTGCTGCGCCATGCCTGTCGGCTGGGGATCGCCCGGCTTCAGACAGAGGGCGGGGAGATCGCTCAGATCCCGGCGGAGACGCGGGCGTCGCTGGCGGAGGAGTTGGAGGCGATCATCGCCGAATACAAGCGGCTGTGGCTGGCACGCAACCGGATCGGTGGGCTGGCGGACAGCGTGGGCCGCATGGAGCGGTTGTTGGAGATGTATCGCGGCGGGTGAGAAGAGATCCGCCTGCCGGGCCGGAAGTCGAATCGAGGGGGCCTGCTCTCTCCCGAGCAGGCTCTCTTTGTTGCGGGGGGATTGACGGGATATTCGTGTAGTCAGTGAGTTATTCACAAAGGCCTGGCGAAGTAGGGGGGGCTTAGGGGAGGTATGGAGGGGACCTCTTCTGAAGGATCCAGACCGAGGCCAGGCTGGTCGCAGGCGCATGAGCCGCCCCTGCCCGGGGGCCATTTCTTGCTGATGAAACGCTATATATGGTGGATCATCCTCGTTGAATATCCATATATGCCGTTTTCATCGATGTCGTGATGCCTATTCGTGTAGTGAGCACGCTATCCCCCGGAGACGACGAGAGGGAAAAACAGGAAACCCACACCCCCCACAGCCGGCTCAACCTCGCCAGCGAATGAACAGGCTTCCCGCCAACAGCATGAGGAGGAGGGCCGTGACCAGGCAATCAAGCCAGTTGAAGCGCAGCCGGCGGAATTGCGTCCGTTGTATCCCCGGCGCCCCCAGTCCCCTGGCCTCCAGGCTCCAGGCCAGGCTCTGGCTGGTACGGAGGGCGCTGATGATGACGGCCACCAGGATGGGCTGGTGCGCTCGGAGGCGACGCCAGAGAGACCCGGTGTCCAGGTCCAGGCCGCGCGCTCGTTGTGCGTCAACGACCTGACGATAAAGCTCGGCGATGGTGGGGAGGTACCGCAGCGCCAGGGATAGCGTGAGGCTCCAGGTGTACGGGAGGCCCAGCGCGGCCATCCCTCGCACCATGGTGGCCTGGTCAGTGGTGAACAACCACAGGAACATGACGAAGGCCAGCGCGTCCAGGCGGAGGGCGACCGTGATCCCCTGCAGCAGCGCCCCCCAGGTCAATCGAAGGGGGCCGAGCGCCATGAGGGCCGGCCCCGGCCCGGGCTGGAAGATCCACCACAACGCCGGGATCAACAAGGTGAGCGGCAACATGAGTCGCCAGACGCTCCGCACACGCCGCATGGGCACCCCGGCGCTCAGGATCAAAGCGTGTGCCAGAACCAGGGCGGCGATGGCTGTGAGTAGGTGGGTGAACAGGAAGAGCAAGATGATGGCCTCGGCCACCAGCAGGAGCTTGACCCGGGGATCCAGCCGATGAAGAAAACTATCCCCCGATATGTACAGATCGTAGTCACCGCTCATGGTGAGGCCCTCCCGCCCACGCTCGAAGGAATTCGTCCACGGTGAGCACGGGCGATACCTCAGGCGGGGCGTTCAGCGCATAGGCCAGCCGGGTGACGGGGGGCGAGTATAAGCTGGCCGCCTCCAGTACATCCGGCCGGGAGAACAGCTCCCTGGGGGTGCCGTCGAAGATCATCTGCCCGTCCACCAGGACGATGCTGCGTTGAGCCCGCTCCGCCACGATGGTCATCTCGTGGGTGATCAGCACAACGGTGGTCCCCCGGTCGTTGAGTTCATCGAGAAAATCCAGCAGCTCGTTCGCTGTGGCCCAGTCCAATCCCCCCGTGGGTTCGTCCAGGATAAGCACGTCCGGGCGGGCGGCCGCAATCGCCGCGATGGCCACCTTGCGCCGCAGGCCATATCCCAGCACGGCGGGGGGGACGTCGGCCAGCGACTCCAGGTGAAAGCGCCCCAACATCTCGTCCACGGCTTTCTGGACATCCTGAGCGGGCCATCCCATATTCTGCGGGCCGAAGGCGATCTCCTCCCGTACGGTGGAGGCGAAGATCTGATGATCGGGATTCTGGAAGGCATATCCGACGATGTGGGCAAGCCTGGGAACGGGGGTAACCTGGGTGTCGTGTCCCCGCACCT
The genomic region above belongs to Chloroflexota bacterium and contains:
- a CDS encoding Crp/Fnr family transcriptional regulator gives rise to the protein MISPELIRRYPYFAGFDMDQIVTLAKAADELTVEPGHYFFHEGEELCCFYIVLEGAVAIVIEVPGEEDEVVVSTVGPGEVFAWSGLVPPHTATASAKATTRCRVIAFDCQELRKVFETDCRFGYLMMQKIAQVIRDRLRDTRIQSLANAPIESS
- a CDS encoding response regulator transcription factor translates to MNEPITVLLADDHAIVREGVRAFLDAQPDIQVIGEAGTGEEAVQLATELVPDVVLMDLLMPGMDGVEATRRICRASPHTQVVILTSYHEDEHIFPAIKAGALSYLLKEVQADELAEAVRRAARGEAILHPSVAARVVQELHGSRRQELNPFTDLSERELEVLRLIADGLDNASIAERLVISEKTVKTHVSNILSKLHLADRTQAAVYAWRSGVVRRNG
- a CDS encoding sensor histidine kinase, producing the protein MRQGLRWRLTIYYALLMLISVLLIQIGLLLGSWWISTRGPRLPQLMARIARQLSIPAGALLASGPDTALLDRWLSSVVPLQENGSGIPGLPILALSDPDPPDHLPQRFDLIAIVDEKGRLVASNVPASLRTGWPDPFYDPAAAEVSTTLLQQALTGNGQAIRLDHGEVVATEPIRDPSGTIRGALYLRVVATAPGGRLWSSIMKLEGGVGAFLAVGRVFAATVFGFLTAYWLTRRLDQLAEVTAAWGRGDFSVQARAEPDDEIGRLARQLNRMAEQLQGVLEVREHLASLEERNRLARELHDSVKQQVFATAMQIAAARALLGQDPPSVAKHLRQAEDLAQQAQQELNALLRQLRPVALVGKGLATALHQHLSAWSERTGITAKLRVSGERKVPLETEQALYRVAQEALANVARHSGSDHLEVDLNYNRHHVTLEITDHGCGFDVETAMGKGLGLISMRERVVALAGDFQVLSRPGEGTTIRASLPVEAST
- a CDS encoding family 20 glycosylhydrolase, translating into MSRNLVLLPSPQRLQELPGSHHLQPDRFIWLAGDVSDALWRVGQIVQDALSAIGRRWELTAARGDDLSRLGATVHVDPAQVPQREGYHLTVGADQIRIVAHDLAGAFYAAMTLRQIARQIAGSGELPCLRIEDWPDFPNRGVMLDISRDRVPTMETLYALVDMLAEWKVNQFQLYMEHTFAYRNHREVWENASPMTGEEILALDAYCRERFIELVPNQNSFGHMHHWLKHDRYRPLAECPDGWKSPWGEWNDEPFSLCPLDPGSIELISELYDELLPHFSSRQFNVGCDETFDLGQGRSKEACEERGVGRVYLEFLLKIHSLVQRKGRTMQFWGDIILHHPELIPELPGDIVALEWGYGATHPFAENGEKFARAGVPYYVCPGTSSWNSIAGRTENAIGNLRNAAENGLAHGAIGYLNTDWGDNGHWQHLPISFLGYAYGAAVSWAAQANRDIDLPRALDLHAFRDAAGVMGKLAYDLGNAYKVPGVTPFNSSAMALLLLSPSRPFYEGRLAELTVEGLERAQEYVDQVISRLPEARMGRPDADLIVDEFRNAAALLRHACRLGIARLQTEGGEIAQIPAETRASLAEELEAIIAEYKRLWLARNRIGGLADSVGRMERLLEMYRGG
- a CDS encoding energy-coupling factor transporter transmembrane protein EcfT; translation: MSGDYDLYISGDSFLHRLDPRVKLLLVAEAIILLFLFTHLLTAIAALVLAHALILSAGVPMRRVRSVWRLMLPLTLLIPALWWIFQPGPGPALMALGPLRLTWGALLQGITVALRLDALAFVMFLWLFTTDQATMVRGMAALGLPYTWSLTLSLALRYLPTIAELYRQVVDAQRARGLDLDTGSLWRRLRAHQPILVAVIISALRTSQSLAWSLEARGLGAPGIQRTQFRRLRFNWLDCLVTALLLMLLAGSLFIRWRG